In Thermus hydrothermalis, a single genomic region encodes these proteins:
- the ccsA gene encoding cytochrome c biogenesis protein CcsA, with product MLKAAHPERPDALTWAFLGLGVLLLPVGLYLALSAPPDVNQGYLVRIMYLHVPGAWLGYLAFFVTFLYSLLYLLRQDPRYDRVALASAEIGLVFMGLALVTGMLWARPTWGVYWTWEPRLTTTAILFAVYVGYFLLRGAIEDPELRAKAAAAVGVLGFINVPISYMSVKWWRSLHQTQSIDLTTGKVHMDPAMLQALLFNLLVFTLLYLGFVRFRALVAALEARKEEA from the coding sequence ATGCTTAAGGCGGCACACCCTGAACGACCGGATGCCCTCACCTGGGCCTTCTTGGGCCTAGGGGTACTCCTTTTACCGGTGGGGCTTTACCTGGCCCTTTCCGCCCCGCCGGACGTGAACCAAGGCTATCTGGTCCGGATCATGTACCTGCACGTGCCGGGGGCCTGGCTCGGCTACCTGGCCTTTTTCGTCACCTTCCTCTATTCCCTCCTTTACCTCCTGCGGCAGGACCCCCGGTACGACCGGGTGGCCCTGGCCAGCGCCGAGATCGGCCTCGTCTTCATGGGCCTGGCCTTGGTGACGGGGATGCTCTGGGCCCGCCCCACCTGGGGGGTGTACTGGACCTGGGAGCCCAGGCTCACCACCACCGCCATCCTCTTCGCCGTGTACGTGGGCTACTTCCTCCTTAGGGGGGCCATTGAGGACCCGGAGCTTCGGGCCAAGGCGGCGGCGGCGGTGGGGGTTTTGGGCTTCATCAACGTGCCCATCAGTTACATGTCGGTGAAGTGGTGGCGGAGCCTACACCAGACCCAGTCCATTGACCTCACCACGGGCAAGGTCCACATGGACCCCGCCATGCTCCAGGCCCTCCTCTTCAATCTCTTGGTCTTCACCCTGCTCTACCTGGGCTTCGTGCGCTTTCGGGCCTTGGTGGCGGCCCTCGAGGCCAGGAAGGAGGAGGCGTGA
- a CDS encoding ABC transporter ATP-binding protein, with protein MLRLEAVSKRFGRDWVLKDLTFALARGEVVALLGPNGSGKTTLLRLMAGLLKPTRGRVVREGRALFLPNPPAFHRHLTAREHLLYDLAFHGKEGDWREALARYGLPEDLPLAAFSSGMKKRLALARLELLSPDLWLLDEPETALDVEGRKLLLGVLAKGRKEGGVVLATHDRALAEEVADRVLWLGAA; from the coding sequence ATGTTGCGCCTCGAGGCCGTTTCCAAGCGCTTTGGCCGGGACTGGGTCCTGAAGGACCTCACCTTTGCCCTTGCCCGGGGCGAGGTGGTGGCCCTCCTTGGGCCCAACGGCTCGGGGAAGACCACCCTGCTAAGGCTCATGGCGGGCCTCTTGAAGCCCACCCGGGGCCGGGTGGTGCGGGAAGGAAGGGCGCTCTTCCTCCCCAACCCCCCCGCCTTCCACCGCCACCTCACCGCCCGGGAGCACCTCCTTTACGACCTGGCCTTTCACGGAAAGGAAGGGGACTGGCGGGAGGCCCTGGCCCGGTATGGCCTGCCCGAGGACCTGCCCCTTGCCGCCTTCTCCAGCGGCATGAAAAAGCGCCTGGCCCTCGCCCGCTTGGAGCTCCTTTCCCCGGACCTTTGGCTTTTGGACGAGCCGGAAACCGCCTTGGACGTGGAGGGCCGGAAACTCCTCTTAGGGGTTTTGGCGAAGGGGCGGAAGGAAGGCGGGGTGGTCCTCGCCACCCACGACCGGGCCCTGGCGGAGGAGGTGGCGGACCGGGTCCTATGGCTGGGGGCGGCGTGA
- the soxC gene encoding sulfite dehydrogenase: protein MDRRKFFRMLGAGSLFGLLKAKAQTPPWDEETFAPTKTLGAPLSEYGSRSPFEEGVVRYISPNLRTRHSGADFAPLEKLEGVITPNGLHFERHHAGVPQVDPKSYRLVIHGMVERPLVFTLEDLKRFPSVTRTYFIECAGNGQNGYREPPDPNLTATRSRGLASNASWTGVPLALLLKEAGVKPGARWLIPEGMDAAMYTRSLPLEKAMEDVLVAYAQNGEALRPEQGYPVRLVVPGWEGSIQVKWLRRILVTDLPAMAKDETSEYTDVMADGKVLAFTWVMEPQSIITYPSGGQVIRPGFHEIRGLAWSGFGRIAKVEISLDEGKTWRQATLEPPVERYAFVRFKMPWQWRGEEVVLWSRAWDEKGNTQPTREEFFQRWGKNNRYHYNAIQAWRILPDGRVVNGDKPLGVRAAGPVGGCDGEVFDG, encoded by the coding sequence ATGGACCGCAGGAAGTTCTTCCGGATGCTGGGGGCAGGAAGCCTCTTCGGCCTCCTCAAGGCCAAAGCCCAGACGCCCCCTTGGGACGAGGAGACCTTCGCCCCCACCAAGACCCTAGGGGCCCCGCTAAGCGAGTACGGGAGCCGGAGCCCCTTTGAGGAAGGGGTGGTGCGCTACATCTCCCCTAACCTGCGCACCCGCCACTCGGGGGCGGATTTCGCTCCTTTAGAGAAGCTGGAGGGGGTCATCACCCCCAACGGCCTCCACTTTGAGCGCCACCACGCCGGCGTGCCCCAGGTGGACCCCAAAAGCTACCGCCTGGTGATCCACGGGATGGTGGAAAGGCCCTTGGTCTTCACCTTGGAGGACCTCAAGCGCTTTCCCTCCGTGACCCGCACCTACTTCATTGAGTGCGCCGGGAACGGGCAGAACGGCTACCGGGAGCCCCCGGACCCCAACCTCACCGCCACCCGGAGCCGGGGCCTCGCCTCCAACGCCAGCTGGACCGGGGTACCCCTGGCCCTCCTCCTCAAGGAGGCGGGGGTGAAGCCGGGGGCCAGGTGGCTCATCCCCGAGGGCATGGACGCCGCCATGTACACCCGCTCCCTGCCCTTGGAAAAGGCCATGGAGGACGTTCTGGTGGCCTATGCGCAAAACGGGGAGGCGTTGCGCCCCGAGCAGGGCTACCCCGTGCGCCTGGTGGTGCCGGGCTGGGAGGGGAGCATCCAGGTGAAGTGGCTAAGGCGCATCCTGGTCACGGACCTGCCGGCCATGGCCAAGGACGAGACCAGCGAGTACACGGACGTCATGGCCGACGGGAAGGTCCTCGCCTTCACCTGGGTGATGGAGCCCCAGTCCATCATCACCTACCCCTCGGGGGGGCAGGTGATCCGGCCGGGCTTCCACGAGATCCGGGGCCTGGCCTGGAGCGGCTTTGGCCGCATCGCCAAGGTGGAGATCTCCCTGGACGAGGGCAAGACCTGGCGGCAGGCCACCCTCGAGCCCCCCGTGGAGCGCTACGCCTTTGTCCGCTTCAAGATGCCCTGGCAGTGGCGGGGCGAGGAGGTGGTGCTCTGGAGCCGGGCCTGGGACGAGAAGGGGAACACCCAGCCCACCCGGGAGGAGTTCTTCCAGCGTTGGGGCAAGAACAACCGCTACCACTACAACGCCATCCAGGCCTGGCGCATCCTGCCGGATGGCCGGGTGGTGAACGGGGACAAGCCCCTGGGCGTGCGGGCCGCAGGCCCCGTGGGCGGGTGCGACGGGGAGGTGTTTGATGGCTAA
- the ccdA gene encoding cytochrome c biogenesis CcdA family protein, translating to MTLSLGAAFLAGVLSFLSPCVLPLVPTYLFYLGGERGRPLFNALFFVLGFGAVFFLLGLPFTLLGGLLFEHRQTLARLGGVVLVLFGLYMLGLRPKWGVSLRYEGETGRPLGAFLLGATLALGWTPCIGPILGAILTLTAVGGGVGFLLAYILGLAVPFLLVALFAERLKGWLRRAGRFSHYVEVFAGVVLVVVGVLLFTGTYSALNTFFLRITPEWLQKYL from the coding sequence ATGACGCTTTCCTTGGGCGCAGCCTTTTTGGCGGGGGTGCTCTCCTTCCTCTCCCCGTGCGTGCTTCCCCTGGTGCCCACCTACCTCTTCTACCTGGGGGGGGAAAGGGGGCGCCCCCTTTTCAACGCCCTCTTCTTCGTTTTGGGCTTCGGGGCGGTGTTCTTCCTCCTGGGGCTTCCCTTCACCCTGCTTGGGGGGCTTCTCTTTGAGCACCGCCAGACCCTGGCCCGCCTGGGGGGGGTGGTCCTGGTCCTCTTCGGGCTTTACATGCTGGGCCTGAGGCCCAAGTGGGGGGTTTCCCTCCGCTACGAGGGGGAGACGGGCCGCCCCTTGGGGGCCTTCCTCCTCGGGGCCACCCTGGCCCTGGGCTGGACCCCCTGCATCGGCCCCATCCTGGGGGCCATCCTCACCCTCACCGCTGTGGGGGGCGGGGTGGGGTTTCTCCTCGCCTACATCCTGGGCCTCGCCGTGCCCTTTTTGCTGGTGGCCCTCTTCGCCGAGCGGCTCAAGGGGTGGCTGAGGCGGGCGGGGCGGTTTTCCCACTACGTGGAGGTCTTCGCCGGGGTGGTGTTGGTGGTGGTGGGGGTGCTCCTCTTCACCGGGACGTACTCGGCCCTGAACACCTTCTTCCTCCGGATCACGCCGGAGTGGTTGCAGAAGTACCTCTAG
- a CDS encoding heme exporter protein CcmB gives MGRVWLLALRDLRLEVRDRAGVLSALSFLAVMLFVMALALGPEEGALRRAAPGVLWVALAFLATLLSTRAFALEVEDATLDDLLLTPGGKEWVYFGKLLFQMLLLLPLSALALFLAAGLFYLPLEKALPLFLTLALGGLGYASVATFYAGLLARLRGREVLLPLLLFSLVVPVVLAGVRATAGLLEGLPVAEVASWWQLLLVFDLVYLTAGALLFPVVMEG, from the coding sequence GTGGGGCGGGTTTGGCTTCTGGCCCTACGGGACCTGCGCCTAGAGGTGCGGGACCGGGCAGGGGTGCTCTCCGCCCTAAGCTTTTTGGCGGTGATGCTCTTCGTCATGGCCTTGGCCCTGGGCCCGGAGGAAGGGGCCTTGCGCCGGGCCGCCCCTGGGGTCTTGTGGGTGGCCTTGGCCTTCCTCGCCACCCTCCTTTCCACCCGGGCCTTCGCCCTCGAGGTGGAGGACGCCACCTTGGACGACCTCCTCCTCACCCCCGGGGGCAAGGAGTGGGTTTACTTTGGGAAGCTCCTTTTCCAGATGCTCCTCCTCCTCCCCCTTTCCGCCTTGGCCCTTTTCCTTGCGGCGGGCCTCTTCTACCTGCCCTTGGAAAAGGCCCTTCCCCTCTTCCTCACCCTGGCGTTGGGGGGGCTTGGCTACGCCAGCGTGGCCACCTTTTACGCCGGGCTCCTCGCCCGGCTAAGGGGAAGGGAGGTGCTTTTGCCCCTCCTCCTTTTCTCCTTGGTGGTGCCCGTGGTCCTGGCGGGGGTTAGGGCCACGGCGGGGCTCTTGGAGGGGTTGCCCGTGGCGGAGGTGGCTTCCTGGTGGCAACTCCTCCTGGTCTTTGACCTGGTCTACCTCACGGCGGGGGCGCTCCTTTTCCCCGTGGTGATGGAGGGGTAG
- a CDS encoding heme lyase CcmF/NrfE family subunit → MTPALLGNLGVSLALAFSLLGLALALLAYGQGDGRYLRGARRLVFPAFLAALAAFLALEWGLLTHDFSLAYVAKNHSLQDPLWVTLVTPWAALEGSILLWGLLQTLYTLLASRRSLDPWRASLVLAVLFGVQVFFFGVMATIASPFETLPNPPQDGVGPNPLLQNHWMMAVHPVLMYLGFVGLSVPFAYAIAAMATRRYQTWVEETRWWTLVAWGFLTAGKVAGMWWSYEVLGWGGYWAWDPVENASFVPWLLATAFLHTAIVQKTRGAFKAWNFAFVTLAFAATVLGTFLTRSGVIQSVHAFAEGPVGPAFLGFFLLATSLGLGLLSRVSREVRDTALFRPFSREGALLLGAFFFAGWALVVVLGTFYPLLVEAFAGAKVSVGAPFFNQFSAPLGAGILLLMGVGPLLPWRRARVEVFRNLYLLLAVLALGTLLGLQRGYTWGASLALGLFLYNLAAILLLVREGVLGRVRAGLSPWGFLENRRRVGSLVVHFAVALMGLAIAFSQTYRLESEKTLYRGQAWEVAGLRLTFQGVRALDEGRRFAVEALVQTDRFGEVRPRLHFYPQMNSPLPSPKVVYTPGNDYYFLLMDFDREKGEWASLRLIVTPLVFWMWVAGGLMALGTLYILWPASRREEVRGVSPA, encoded by the coding sequence ATGACCCCTGCCCTTTTGGGCAACCTGGGCGTGAGCCTGGCCCTGGCCTTTAGCCTCCTGGGCCTGGCCCTTGCCCTCCTCGCCTACGGGCAGGGGGATGGCCGCTATCTGCGGGGGGCCAGGCGCCTCGTCTTCCCCGCCTTCCTCGCCGCCTTGGCCGCCTTTTTGGCCCTGGAGTGGGGGCTCCTCACCCACGACTTCTCCTTGGCCTACGTGGCCAAGAACCACTCCCTCCAGGACCCCTTGTGGGTCACCCTGGTCACCCCGTGGGCGGCCCTCGAGGGGAGCATCCTCCTCTGGGGGCTCTTGCAAACCCTTTACACCCTCTTGGCCAGCCGCCGGAGCCTAGACCCCTGGCGGGCTTCCTTGGTGCTTGCCGTGCTCTTCGGCGTCCAGGTCTTCTTCTTTGGGGTCATGGCCACCATCGCCAGCCCCTTTGAAACCCTCCCCAACCCTCCCCAGGACGGGGTGGGCCCCAACCCCCTCCTGCAGAACCACTGGATGATGGCCGTCCACCCCGTGCTCATGTACCTGGGCTTCGTGGGCCTGAGCGTCCCCTTCGCCTACGCCATCGCCGCCATGGCCACCCGCCGCTACCAGACCTGGGTGGAGGAGACCCGGTGGTGGACCCTGGTGGCCTGGGGCTTCCTCACCGCCGGGAAGGTGGCGGGGATGTGGTGGAGCTACGAGGTCCTGGGCTGGGGCGGGTACTGGGCCTGGGACCCGGTGGAAAACGCCAGCTTCGTCCCTTGGCTCCTGGCCACGGCCTTTTTGCACACCGCCATCGTGCAAAAGACCCGGGGGGCTTTCAAGGCCTGGAACTTCGCCTTCGTCACCCTGGCCTTTGCCGCCACGGTCCTCGGGACCTTCCTCACCCGAAGCGGGGTGATCCAGTCCGTGCACGCCTTCGCCGAGGGGCCGGTGGGGCCCGCTTTCTTGGGTTTCTTCCTCCTCGCCACCTCCCTTGGCCTAGGGCTCCTTTCCCGGGTTTCCCGGGAGGTGCGGGACACCGCCCTTTTCCGGCCCTTCTCCCGGGAAGGGGCGCTCCTTTTGGGGGCCTTCTTCTTCGCGGGCTGGGCCTTGGTGGTGGTCCTGGGCACCTTTTATCCCCTTTTGGTGGAGGCCTTCGCCGGGGCCAAGGTGAGCGTGGGGGCCCCCTTCTTCAACCAGTTTTCCGCGCCCCTTGGGGCGGGGATCTTGCTCCTCATGGGGGTGGGGCCCTTGCTCCCTTGGCGCAGGGCCAGGGTGGAGGTCTTCCGCAACCTTTACCTGCTCCTAGCCGTCTTGGCCTTGGGCACGCTTCTCGGCCTCCAGAGGGGGTATACCTGGGGGGCCTCCTTGGCCCTGGGGCTTTTCCTCTACAACCTGGCCGCCATCCTCCTCCTGGTGCGGGAAGGGGTCTTGGGGCGGGTGCGGGCGGGGCTTTCCCCGTGGGGTTTCTTGGAGAACCGAAGGCGGGTGGGAAGCCTCGTGGTCCACTTCGCCGTGGCCCTCATGGGTCTCGCCATCGCCTTTAGCCAGACCTACCGCCTGGAGAGCGAAAAGACCCTTTACCGGGGGCAGGCTTGGGAGGTGGCGGGCTTGAGGCTCACCTTCCAGGGCGTGCGGGCCTTGGACGAGGGACGGCGCTTCGCCGTGGAGGCCTTGGTCCAGACGGACCGCTTCGGCGAGGTTAGGCCCAGGCTCCACTTCTACCCCCAGATGAACTCCCCCCTGCCCTCTCCCAAGGTGGTCTACACCCCGGGGAACGACTACTACTTCCTCCTCATGGACTTTGACCGGGAGAAGGGGGAGTGGGCCTCCTTGCGCCTCATCGTCACGCCCTTGGTCTTCTGGATGTGGGTGGCGGGGGGGCTTATGGCGTTGGGGACCCTCTACATCCTTTGGCCGGCGTCCCGCAGGGAGGAGGTCAGGGGGGTGAGCCCGGCATGA
- a CDS encoding TlpA family protein disulfide reductase: MRAWLWVLGVLALGGLFLWGMQRNPKELPSVLAKERRPAPDFTLPVLPPYRAAWGETFRLADHLGKRPIVLNFWASWCYPACYEEAPVLEAAWQRYKDRVLFLGVNIQDKEPEALRFIAQFGLTFPQVFDPRGRVGVDYGMYGVPETFFIDGEGRVLARHAGALDQATLEKYLKEVLP; encoded by the coding sequence ATGAGGGCTTGGCTTTGGGTGCTAGGGGTGCTGGCCCTAGGGGGGTTATTCCTCTGGGGCATGCAGCGAAACCCCAAGGAGCTCCCCTCGGTCCTGGCCAAGGAAAGGCGCCCCGCCCCCGACTTCACCCTGCCCGTCCTGCCCCCTTACCGGGCGGCGTGGGGGGAGACCTTCCGCCTGGCCGATCACTTGGGCAAGCGGCCCATCGTCCTCAACTTCTGGGCCAGCTGGTGCTACCCCGCCTGCTACGAGGAGGCCCCGGTGCTGGAGGCCGCCTGGCAGCGCTACAAGGACCGGGTGCTTTTCCTCGGGGTGAACATCCAGGACAAGGAGCCGGAGGCCCTCAGGTTCATCGCCCAGTTCGGCCTCACCTTCCCCCAGGTCTTTGACCCCCGGGGCCGGGTGGGGGTGGACTACGGGATGTACGGGGTGCCGGAAACCTTCTTCATAGACGGAGAGGGGCGGGTCCTGGCGCGCCATGCCGGGGCTCTAGACCAGGCCACCTTGGAGAAGTACCTAAAGGAGGTGTTGCCGTGA
- the ccmE gene encoding cytochrome c maturation protein CcmE has protein sequence MRTKYLLGLAVILGALGYLVFGGLGQNLVYFLTPSEYLQDQARYQNRPVRLGGLVKQGTVQYDKDRLELRFVLTDGVAEVPVFHKGTPPGMFKEGQGVVVEGRFQDGVFQGTNLLVKHSETYQAPKAGWTPEEVRKLIEEAK, from the coding sequence ATGAGAACCAAGTACCTCCTGGGCCTTGCCGTGATCCTCGGGGCTCTGGGCTACCTCGTCTTTGGGGGCTTAGGGCAGAACCTGGTCTATTTCTTGACCCCTTCGGAGTACCTTCAGGACCAGGCCCGCTACCAAAACCGCCCCGTGCGCCTCGGGGGGTTGGTGAAGCAGGGCACCGTGCAGTACGACAAGGACCGCTTAGAGCTCCGCTTCGTCCTCACCGATGGGGTGGCGGAGGTCCCCGTCTTCCACAAGGGCACCCCTCCGGGGATGTTCAAGGAGGGGCAGGGGGTGGTGGTGGAGGGGCGCTTCCAAGACGGGGTCTTCCAGGGCACCAACCTCCTGGTGAAGCACTCGGAAACCTACCAGGCGCCCAAGGCGGGCTGGACCCCGGAGGAGGTGCGCAAGCTCATTGAGGAGGCCAAATGA
- a CDS encoding translation initiation factor 2, whose translation MKKVLALVVALGLSLAQSLVVQVPGRLEAVEARVLEALKGVGLEPDRVLNLGEQVRQVTGPGFPDYRLVVLKPDRGSQEAVSKNPMAAIVLPPTVFITGEGEKYLVGAFDGRLLFGMLGVYGGEVERLVWRLEAALGRLGPVRKVAPAMMPDPSSGMMPALLYRVRGAKVEDVVLMVETELTSAGLNLLPNVKVGPVTVIMPCKSEWARIMFLTQPAGGFAAPCRFFAMQMGPDVLVGAIEPMLMTIMPGVMGSPAVTMLQEARQVMTGILEAVGGEPYRPGQ comes from the coding sequence ATGAAAAAGGTTCTGGCGCTGGTGGTGGCTTTGGGCCTCTCCTTGGCCCAGTCCTTGGTGGTGCAGGTTCCAGGGAGGTTGGAAGCCGTGGAGGCCCGGGTGCTGGAGGCCCTGAAGGGGGTGGGCCTCGAGCCCGACCGGGTCCTGAACCTGGGGGAGCAGGTGCGCCAGGTCACGGGCCCGGGCTTCCCGGACTACCGCCTGGTGGTCCTAAAACCGGATAGAGGGAGCCAGGAAGCGGTGAGCAAGAACCCCATGGCCGCCATCGTCCTGCCCCCCACGGTCTTCATCACCGGGGAAGGGGAGAAGTACCTGGTGGGGGCCTTTGACGGCAGGCTCCTTTTCGGCATGCTCGGGGTGTACGGGGGCGAGGTGGAGCGGCTTGTGTGGCGCCTCGAGGCGGCCTTGGGCCGGCTTGGCCCGGTGCGCAAGGTTGCTCCCGCCATGATGCCGGACCCCAGTAGCGGCATGATGCCCGCTTTGCTCTACCGGGTGCGGGGGGCCAAGGTGGAGGACGTGGTCCTCATGGTGGAGACCGAGCTCACCTCCGCCGGGCTTAACCTCCTGCCCAACGTCAAGGTGGGTCCCGTGACCGTGATCATGCCCTGCAAGAGCGAGTGGGCCCGGATCATGTTCCTCACCCAGCCCGCTGGGGGCTTTGCCGCCCCTTGCCGCTTCTTCGCCATGCAGATGGGGCCTGACGTGCTGGTGGGGGCCATTGAGCCCATGCTCATGACCATCATGCCCGGGGTCATGGGCTCCCCGGCGGTTACAATGCTCCAAGAGGCCAGGCAGGTGATGACGGGCATCCTGGAAGCCGTGGGCGGGGAACCCTACCGCCCTGGTCAATGA
- a CDS encoding c-type cytochrome yields MAKKVFFAVALLGLALGARYGLGTPISEELAAQYDLRPVVLPDGRGLPPGEGKVAEGERIYAEKCASCHGARGEGYPFNRLVAEPFPITPDTEPVEYAIGNYWQYATTLYDYIRRAMPFGAPGTLTDEEVYHLVTFLLYMNGITEADEPINEKTLPQVRMPARELLEVDPETKRRFPWLTLP; encoded by the coding sequence ATGGCTAAGAAGGTCTTCTTCGCAGTGGCCCTTCTGGGCCTGGCGTTGGGGGCGCGCTACGGCCTCGGCACCCCCATTTCCGAGGAGCTCGCCGCCCAGTACGACCTGAGGCCCGTGGTCCTGCCCGACGGCCGGGGGCTTCCCCCGGGGGAGGGGAAGGTGGCGGAGGGGGAGCGCATCTATGCGGAGAAGTGCGCCTCCTGCCACGGGGCCAGGGGGGAGGGCTACCCCTTTAACCGCCTGGTGGCCGAGCCCTTCCCCATCACCCCGGACACGGAGCCCGTGGAGTACGCCATCGGCAACTACTGGCAGTACGCCACCACCCTTTACGACTACATCCGCCGGGCCATGCCCTTCGGGGCTCCGGGAACCCTAACGGACGAGGAGGTCTACCACCTGGTGACCTTCCTCCTCTACATGAACGGCATCACCGAGGCGGACGAGCCCATCAACGAGAAGACCCTGCCCCAGGTGCGCATGCCCGCCCGGGAGCTTTTGGAGGTGGACCCGGAGACGAAGCGCCGTTTCCCCTGGCTCACCTTGCCCTAG
- a CDS encoding cytochrome c-type biogenesis protein, producing the protein MRWVLLALLLVPAFAQAGPPPDLSPEVFRIARELRCPVCQGESAAESNSGVAVEMRRLIAEMLQEGKTEEEIKAFFVDRYGEWILYAPPRRGVTLWAWVLPPLALLLLGLGLFAYFRPKRVPQDLLEEAERRLKEPPA; encoded by the coding sequence GTGAGGTGGGTTTTGCTCGCCCTCTTGCTCGTGCCCGCCTTCGCCCAAGCGGGGCCTCCCCCGGACCTTTCCCCGGAGGTGTTCCGCATCGCCCGGGAGCTCCGTTGCCCCGTGTGCCAAGGGGAGAGCGCCGCCGAGAGCAACTCGGGGGTGGCGGTGGAGATGCGGCGCCTCATCGCCGAGATGCTTCAGGAGGGCAAGACGGAGGAGGAGATTAAGGCCTTTTTCGTGGACCGGTACGGGGAGTGGATCCTGTACGCGCCCCCGAGGCGGGGGGTGACCCTTTGGGCGTGGGTGTTGCCCCCTTTGGCCCTTCTCCTCTTGGGTTTGGGGCTTTTCGCCTACTTCCGCCCCAAGAGGGTACCCCAGGACCTACTGGAGGAGGCGGAGCGCCGCCTAAAGGAGCCCCCGGCATGA
- a CDS encoding FAD-dependent oxidoreductase, whose translation MAKVNRRDLLKTGAALAAAQALGGTAFAQEFYARPATLLPRTRKPRVVVIGGGWGGTTVARKLVQSGVDVEVVLVEQKPIFMSCPMSNLFLAGVKPLEWLVFDYTNVVKDGVIFVQEKVLDINRDRRLVRTTGGYLAYDFLVLAPGIDYMYEAIPGYAEVKHLMPVGFKPFEHIALRRLLDQFDETGGELVLYIPTPPYRCPPGPYERAAMLAWRLKTKGVKGKVIVLDANPQPLSKAPGFLAAYNELYKDYLEYVPNTRITGLDYEKKQVLTELGEVPFTLANVIPPMKAGELVRVAGLGERWANVRIPYFLSEKDDRIYLVGDITGNTPYPKSGMVAYVSGTIVARHLAERLRGKPLAEIPPELPQNICYSFVDSEEAIWVSANYSWDEAAKQIRAQSAVDNQRSQANGQAAIGWATGIWNDMFGPA comes from the coding sequence ATGGCAAAGGTGAACCGGAGGGATCTTCTGAAGACGGGGGCCGCTTTAGCGGCGGCACAGGCCCTGGGGGGCACGGCCTTCGCCCAGGAGTTCTACGCCCGCCCCGCCACCCTGCTCCCCCGCACCCGCAAGCCCCGGGTGGTGGTCATCGGGGGCGGCTGGGGCGGGACCACGGTGGCGCGGAAGCTCGTCCAGTCTGGGGTGGACGTGGAGGTGGTCCTGGTGGAGCAGAAGCCCATCTTCATGTCCTGTCCCATGTCCAACCTCTTCCTGGCGGGGGTTAAGCCCTTGGAGTGGCTCGTCTTTGACTACACCAACGTGGTCAAGGACGGGGTGATCTTCGTCCAGGAGAAGGTCTTGGACATCAACCGGGACCGCCGCTTGGTGCGCACCACCGGGGGGTACCTGGCCTACGATTTCCTGGTCCTGGCCCCGGGCATTGACTACATGTACGAGGCCATCCCCGGCTACGCCGAGGTGAAGCACCTCATGCCCGTGGGCTTCAAGCCTTTTGAGCACATCGCCCTGAGGCGCCTGCTGGACCAGTTTGACGAAACGGGCGGCGAGCTCGTCCTGTACATCCCCACCCCCCCCTACCGGTGCCCCCCGGGCCCCTACGAGCGGGCGGCCATGCTGGCCTGGCGGCTCAAGACCAAGGGGGTAAAGGGCAAGGTCATCGTCCTGGACGCCAACCCGCAGCCCCTTTCCAAGGCCCCGGGCTTCCTCGCCGCCTACAACGAGCTCTACAAGGACTACCTGGAGTACGTCCCCAATACCCGCATCACCGGGCTGGACTACGAGAAGAAGCAGGTTCTCACGGAGCTCGGCGAGGTGCCCTTTACCCTCGCCAACGTCATCCCCCCCATGAAGGCGGGGGAGCTCGTCCGGGTGGCGGGGCTTGGGGAGCGTTGGGCCAACGTGCGCATCCCCTATTTCCTCTCCGAGAAGGACGACCGCATCTACCTGGTGGGGGACATCACCGGCAACACCCCCTATCCCAAGAGCGGCATGGTGGCCTACGTTTCCGGCACCATCGTGGCCCGGCACCTGGCGGAAAGGCTTCGGGGCAAGCCCCTGGCGGAAATCCCCCCCGAGCTTCCCCAGAACATCTGCTACTCCTTCGTGGATTCCGAGGAGGCCATCTGGGTTTCCGCCAACTACTCCTGGGACGAGGCGGCCAAGCAGATTAGGGCGCAAAGCGCCGTGGACAACCAGCGCTCCCAGGCCAACGGCCAAGCGGCCATCGGCTGGGCCACGGGGATCTGGAACGACATGTTCGGCCCCGCCTAA